Proteins from a single region of Peptococcaceae bacterium 1198_IL3148:
- a CDS encoding ACT domain-containing protein, whose amino-acid sequence MKVKQISVFLENKSGRLAKVTEVLGENNINIRALSIADTTDFGILRLIVDNPDQALTALRNAGFTVSTTDVLAVEVDDQPGSLSNAMRALDEQGINIEYLYAFVQKDPQKALVVFRVEQIDDAILTLQKNGVTLMGSDEVYTM is encoded by the coding sequence ATGAAGGTTAAACAAATCTCTGTGTTTTTAGAAAACAAGTCAGGCCGGTTGGCTAAAGTAACCGAGGTTTTGGGTGAAAATAACATTAACATCAGGGCCCTTTCCATTGCTGACACCACTGATTTTGGTATTTTAAGGTTAATTGTTGACAACCCAGACCAAGCCTTAACAGCACTGCGCAATGCTGGTTTTACCGTTAGCACAACCGATGTGCTGGCGGTTGAAGTTGACGACCAACCCGGTTCGCTAAGTAATGCCATGAGGGCACTGGATGAACAGGGCATAAATATTGAATATTTGTACGCCTTTGTTCAAAAGGACCCGCAAAAGGCATTGGTGGTATTTAGGGTAGAGCAAATTGATGACGCCATTTTAACGTTGCAAAAAAATGGAGTAACTTTAATGGGCAGTGATGAAGTGTATACAATGTAA